The proteins below come from a single Candidatus Rokuibacteriota bacterium genomic window:
- a CDS encoding Rieske 2Fe-2S domain-containing protein, producing the protein MSRRIFVGQVADVPVGEGRVVEAEGRALALFNVDGAFYALDNACAHRGGPLGEGDLESTVVVCPWHAWRWDVKTGANVNNPAVKIPCFPVSVDGDRVFVELP; encoded by the coding sequence ATGAGCCGCCGCATTTTCGTCGGGCAGGTCGCCGACGTCCCGGTGGGAGAGGGGCGGGTCGTGGAGGCCGAAGGCAGGGCTCTCGCCCTCTTCAACGTGGACGGCGCCTTCTACGCCCTCGACAATGCCTGCGCGCACCGCGGCGGGCCGCTGGGCGAGGGAGATCTCGAAAGCACGGTGGTCGTGTGCCCGTGGCATGCCTGGCGCTGGGACGTGAAGACGGGCGCCAACGTCAACAACCCGGCCGTCAAGATACCCTGCTTCCCGGTCTCGGTGGACGGCGACCGTGTCTTCGTGGAGCTGCCGTGA